Proteins encoded together in one Amphiprion ocellaris isolate individual 3 ecotype Okinawa chromosome 14, ASM2253959v1, whole genome shotgun sequence window:
- the zc3h12b gene encoding probable ribonuclease ZC3H12B — protein MTAWSMVEKLKMEKRPCREDNIDSSEAQHATDESEDGSSSESESEEQQAQRVQVNNNSCKKREPLAVTKPHRQLCRSPCLDRPSFSQSSTVHDFVQDETSAVPGIKLASEREYQTKMEFALKLGYSGEQVETVLNKLGAAALINDVLAELVRLGNKVEPEIQPCSSTAMSISRSPCVKETVSPEVSVEDEPVDTFDNLRPIVIDGSNVAMSHGNKEVFSCRGIQLAVEWFLEKGHKDITVFVPAWRKEQSRPDALITDQEILRKLEKEKILVFTPSRRVQGRRVVCYDDRFIVKLAYDSDGIIVSNDNYRDLQNEKPEWKKFIEERLLMYSFVNDKFMPPDDPLGRHGPSLENFLRKRPVVPEHKKQPCPYGKKCTYGHKCKYYHPERVNQPQRSVADELRAFAKLSAVKTMSEGALAKCGTGPATVKGDSNSEAKRVAPKRQSDPSIRSVACEPPEALSVVRKSETNSVPSLVSALSVPTMQPVKSHAAGALNTRSASSPVPGSLQFAHSSLEHMSSVQYPPILVTNSHGASVTYSEQFPKYDSVSDHGYYSLHSDFSNMSMSSMHNVDSFCSMEHEHVYQRNPSHCPESCLSHSNSDSFSSYGDLYPSSVDSSLEESMKGQQPSPAQGRMQAFSHGFRHEALTRVQSYGPEEPKQGPRKQSGSHLAPHIQHAAVGARSSCPGDYPLTQNVLPPLSSQPTRSLGMTRMDSISDSRLYDSNPMRQRRPPLCREQHASWDPLPCGNESYGYHSYPLSNSLMPCCERVMVRSMPDKMEQIWNSPWDTQSAAEHQERYVIPDHQYQTYRNLCNIFPAYIVHSVMEKNPHLTDPQQLAAVIVTKLRSCH, from the exons ATGACAGCATGGTCCATGGTGGAGAAGCTCAAAATGGAAAAACGCCCATGCAGGGAGGACAACATTGACTCAAGCGAGGCCCAGCATGCCACTGACGAGTCTGAAGATGGAAGCAGCTCAGAAAGTGAATCGGAAGAGCAGCAAGCCCAGAGGGTTCAGGTGAACAACAACAGCTGTAAGAAAAGGGAGCCCTTGGCTGTCACAAAACCCCACCGACAGCTCTGTCGCTCTCCATGCCTTGACCGGCCCAGTTTCTCCCAGAGTAGCACTGTGCACGATTTTGTGCAGGATGAGACCAGCGCAGTACCAGGGATCAAGCTTGCCAGTGAGAGAGAGTACCAGACCAAGATGGAATTTGCTTTGAAGTTGGGCTATTCAGGAGAGCAGGTGGAGACGGTGCTCAACAAGTTGGGGGCTGCTGCACTTATTAACGACGTTCTTGCTGAGTTAGTGCGGCTTGGAAACAAAGTAGAGCCTGAAATTCAACCCTGCAGCAGCACGGCCATGTCAATATCACGGTCGCCCTGTGTTAAAGAGACTGTTAGTCCAGAAGTGTCAGTGGAAGATGAACCTGTGGATACCTTTGATAACCTCAGGCCCATCGTCATTGATGGCTCAAATGTGGCAATGAG CCATGGAAACAAAGAGGTATTCTCTTGCCGTGGTATCCAGCTTGCTGTAGAATGGTTTCTGGAAAAAGGACACAAAGACATCACTGTGTTTGTCCCTGCCTGGAGAAAGGAGCAGTCAAGACCCGACGCTCTCATCACAG aTCAAGAAATATTACGCAAGctggagaaagagaagattctGGTTTTCACCCCATCTCGCAGAGTCCAAGGCAGGAGAGTGGTGTGCTATGACGATCGCTTCATAGTGAAGCTGGCTTATGATTCTGATGGAATTATTGTGTCAAATGACAACTACAGGGACTTGCAAAATGAGAAGCCAGAATGGAAGAAGTTTATAGAAGAACGTCTCCTGATGTACTCATTTGTCAACGACAA GTTTATGCCACCTGATGATCCTTTGGGGAGACATGGGCCGAGCTTAGAAAATTTTCTCAGAAAGCGGCCTGTTGTTCCAGAGCACAAAAAACAACCTTGCCCCTATG GGAAAAAGTGCACATATGGACACAAGTGCAAGTACTATCACCCAGAAcgtgtcaaccagccacagcgGTCTGTGGCAGATGAACTACGGGCCTTTGCCAAATTGTCTGCAGTGAAAACAATGAGCGAGGGGGCTTTAGCTAAATGTGGTACCGGTCCAGCAACTGTAAAAGGGGACAGCAACTCTGAGGCCAAACGTGTGGCACCCAAACGTCAGTCTGACCCCAGCATTCGCTCAGTGGCCTGTGAACCTCCAGAGGCACTGTCAGTTGTTAGGAAGTCTGAGACAAATTCAGTGCCTTCCCTCGTGTCTGCTCTCAGTGTGCCCACCATGCAGCCTGTCAAGAGCCATGCAGCTGGGGCCTTGAACACACGATCAGCCAGCAGCCCAGTTCCAGGTTCTTTGCAGTTCGCTCATAGTTCCCTGGAGCACATGTCTAGTGTACAGTACCCTCCTATTTTAGTTACTAATAGTCATGGCGCCTCTGTAACATACAGTGAACAGTTCCCAAAGTATGACTCAGTTAGCGACCATGGATATTATTCACTGCACAGTGATTTTTCAAATATGAGCATGAGCAGCATGCATAATGTTGACAGTTTCTGTAGCATGGAGCACGAGCATGTGTATCAGAGAAATCCCAGCCACTGCCCTGAATCCTGCCTCAGCCATTCAAACAGTGACTCGTTCTCCTCTTATGGGGACCTGTATCCAAGCTCTGTGGACAGTAGCTTAGAGGAGAGCATGAAGGGGCAGCAGCCGTCTCCTGCACAGGGTAGGATGCAAGCTTTTTCCCATGGGTTTCGTCATGAAGCGCTGACTAGAGTACAGAGTTACGGGCCAGAGGAGCCCAAACAAGGCCCCCGTAAGCAGTCTGGATCTCATCTAGCACCACATATCCAGCATGCTGCAGTGGGAGCCAGGTCCAGCTGTCCTGGAGACTATCCCCTAACTCAGAATGTCCTCCCGCCTTTGTCCTCACAGCCCACACGGTCTTTGGGTATGACTCGTATGGACAGCATATCGGATTCTCGGCTATATGATAGCAACCCAATGAGACAGAGGCGCCCTCCACTGTGTCGTGAGCAGCATGCAAGCTGGGACCCTCTCCCTTGTGGTAATGAGTCCTACGGATACCATTCATATCCACTGAGTAACAGCCTGATGCCATGCTGTGAGCGGGTGATGGTCCGCAGCATGCCAGACAAAATGGAACAAATCTGGAACTCACCATGGGACACCCAGTCTGCAGCGGAACACCAAGAGCGGTATGTTATCCCAGACCACCAGTATCAAACATATAGGAACCTTTGTAACATCTTTCCTGCTTACATAGTCCACTCAGTAATGGAGAAGAACCCTCATTTGACGGACCCACAACAACTTGCCGCTGTCATTGTCACAAAACTGAGGTCATGCCATTGA
- the amer1 gene encoding LOW QUALITY PROTEIN: APC membrane recruitment protein 1 (The sequence of the model RefSeq protein was modified relative to this genomic sequence to represent the inferred CDS: deleted 1 base in 1 codon), translating to MASRRVDELSSDTKDSPSAAEQLSRRGSDDAAEELQADTMNVTVKSQKSGKFRRTALTFFGVRKGICILPSFFGGRSKNQSKWSSKKGISKSRTHDGLSKVSHDDNLRSGYASAGDFEYHGQRDAAGELHSCCHNECSHPTADQKSLTLGRQRKGLRSLFHSFKHHRNHRNVGLDKTEMIAMSSHHCKKEVPVVKDNTKQYVTECLGSEPDVPDFADVICDISIGPECSDVDALEKSVEKESPKSELDDQLCDDQLEEMNLMAVVSSEYQEPSRGHSEPCLKLHMMSDPVLKSETPAGSSDQLNLIFGDVASLKSFDSLTGCGDIIADQEDDSITESTVSGERSRNGGKRASCYLTYQGGGEEMASPEDLDETCLQDFWENNASEEICCTCNQDHTDMTAELTSSHNMDLMNSSSAQQAGGMDTSSIADVLTPQSEHQESVPNSDEGYYDSTTPGPEEGQEKTDRLRTGRLPRDSYSGDALYELFAPDESLISPHYENKAKLPSSKQCDYLSEPVDVSDSAFVPEMNRLQISAELYEIHDFVERPSTCSKSSELTQNVVGQQEIGVNINCNLNLKPQAAVSMNNVEPDIYDEKGAVLASTEKRTKPMNAECEKRHSSLSFGSTSDPDFETFCEPKEEHLEENKPVALPYKNISSQSQDCNSDLDDGQTVCFSQALVDYTKHTQMLSNLHSSVDDLETNSAFTPNMEALPAIVTFDVVDMHNEGEYDEQIHMELEEDISSPYQEFEESYLQKDAFAECDYQMLDLYEQNLISNTWAVASLPRHLGLTRVSQSMPNPLSLDRRSRSLDTESLELKMPDTYRENRAAIVSCPQTEKDSERDSSPYYQKNVVPSASELRDSNSIMALSWHSRSEMALSLPLTDGEITENVQSLRQTQVKHKIFCSSSSSDFPTGKSQRLCSNVSDRVSCDLISQNAELYNRQCHLPAQSDSCLPHSTFVYSEMMEEVSDDADTDGFCKAATNLQSYNQCGKGRPVPSREGTSHTGSPLNTGVATEEMTILSETRPPRDVVCPVACNNLPEATFN from the exons ATGGCTTCTCGCAGGGTAGACGAGCTCTCAAGTGACACCAAGGATTCACCTTCAGCAGCTGAACAGCTTTCCCGACGTGGCTCTGATGACGCCGCAGAGGAGCTTCAGGCC GATACAATGAATGTGACAGTGAAATCtcaaaaatctggaaaattcaGGAGGACtgctctgacgttttttggagtTCGTAAAGGTATCTGTATTCTGCCAAGCTTTTTTGGAGGGAGGAGTAAAAATCAGAGCAAGTGGTCCTCTAAGAAAGGAATCAGCAAAAGCAGAACACATGATGGGTTAAGTAAAGTTAGTCATGACGACAATCTGAGAAGCGGGTACGCCTCCGCTGGAGACTTTGAGTACCACGGCCAGAGGGACGCTGCTGGAGAGCTCCACAGTTGCTGTCACAATGAATGTAGTCACCCCACTGCTGACCAGAAATCACTGACTCTTGGTCGGCAAAGAAAGGGTTTGAGGAgtctttttcacagttttaagcatcacagaaacCATAGAAATGTTGGACTGGATAAGACTGAAATGATTGCAATGTCCTCTCATCATTGCAAGAAAGAGGTGCCTGTTGTCAAGGACAACACCAAGCAGTATGTCACAGAGTGCCTGGGATCTGAACCTGACGTGCCTGACTTTGCAGATGTTATATGTGATATTTCCATTGGTCCTGAATGTAGTGATGTGGATGCATTAGAGAAGAGTGTGGAGAAAGAAAGTCCAAAATCTGAGCTTGATGATCAGTTGTGTGATGATCAACTGGAGGAAATGAATTTGATGGCTGTAGTTTCCAGTGAATACCAGGAGCCTTCTAGAGGACACAGCGAGCCTTGTTTGAAACTTCACATGATGTCTGATCCTGTATTGAAGTCTGAAACACCTGCGGGTTCATCAGATCAGCTGAACTTGATTTTTGGAGACGTTGCATCATTAAAGAGCTTTGACTCCCTCACTGGCTGTGGGGACATTATCGCTGATCAAGAAGATGACAGCATCACAGAGAGCACAGTTTCTGGAGAAAGGAGCAGAAATGGAGGAAAGAGGGCCTCCTGTTATCTTACTTATCAGGGTGGTGGTGAAGAAATGGCCTCACCTGAAGATCTAGATGAAACTTGTCTTCAGGATTTCTGGGAAAATAACGCTTCAGAGGAAATCTGCTGCACTTGCAATCAAGACCACACAGACATGACTGCAGAGCTGACAAGTTCTCACAATATGGACTTAATGAATAGCAGCAGTGCACAGCAGGCTGGTGGCATGGACACTTCTTCAATTGCTGATGTCTTAACTCCTCAAAGTGAGCACCAAGAATCAGTTCCAAACAGTGATGAGGGCTACTATGATTCCACAACCCCGGGGCCAGAGGAAGGGcaagagaaaacagacagattAAGGACAGGCAGATTACCCAGGGACAGTTACAGCGGTGATGCTCTCTATGAACTTTTTGCACCTGATGAGAGTCTCATCAGTCCACattatgaaaacaaagcaaaacttcCCAGTTCAAAGCAGTGTGACTATTTAAGTGAGCCAGTTGACGTGAGTGATTCTGCATTTGTTCCGGAAATGAATCGATTACAAATAAGTGCTGAGTTGTATGAAATTCATGACTTCGTAGAGAGGCCAAGCACATGCAGTAAATCCTCAGAGTTGACACAAAATGTGGTGGGTCAGCAGGAAATTGGTGTGAATATAAActgtaatttgaatttaaaaccCCAAGCAGCAGTCAGCATGAACAATGTAGAACCAGATATATATGATGAAAAGGGAGCTGTGCTTGCTTCcactgaaaaaagaacaaaacccaTGAATGCTGAGTGTGAGAAAAGGCACAGCAGCTTATCATTTGGAAGCACATCTGATCCAGACTTTGAAACATTCTGTGAACCCAAAgaggaacatcttgaggaaaACAAGCCTGTGGCTTTACCATACAAAAATATCAGTTCTCAGTCACAAGACTGTAACAGTGACTTAGATGATGGGCAAACTGTGTGTTTCTCACAAGCACTCGTTGACTACACAAAACACACTCAGATGCTGAGTAACTTGCACAGCAGTGTGGATGATTTGGAGACGAACTCTGCCTTCACTCCAAACATGGAGGCCTTACCCGCTATAGTCACATTTGATGTAGTGGATATGCATAATGAGGGTGAATATGATGAGCAGATTCAcatggagctggaggaggacatTTCGTCACCTTATCAGGAATTTGAAGAAAGCTAtctacaaaaagatgcatttgCGGAATGTGATTATCAAATGTTAGATCTGTATGAACAGAACCTGATCAGTAACACATGGGCAGTTGCTAGTCTCCCACGGCACCTAGGCCTTACAAGAGTCAGTCAGTCCATGCCTAATCCATTGTCTCTAGACAGGAGAAGTAGGTCTCTGGACACAGAAAGCCTCGAGTTGAAGATGCCTGACACATACCGGGAGAACAGAGCTGCTATCGTTTCTTGCCCTCAAACTGAAAAGGACTCAGAGAGAGATTCTTCACCATATTATCAAAAGAATGTAGTCCCGTCTGCATCAGAGCTTAGAGACAGTAACAGCATTATGGCCTTATCATGGCAttcaaggtcagaaatggcttTAAGCCTTCCTCTGACAGATGGGGAAATCACTGAAAACGTACAGAGTCTCCGTCAAACccaagtaaaacacaaaatattttgtaGCTCATCGAGCAGTGATTTTCCTACTGGTAAATCACAGCGTCTTTGCTCTAATGTGTCTGACAGAGTGTCTTGTGATTTAATTTCACAGAATGCAGAGCTGTACAATAGACAGTGTCACCTTCCCGCACAGTCAGATTCATGTTTACCTCATAGCACCTTTGTTTATTCTGAAATGATGGAGGAGGTATCCGATGATGCTGACACTGATGGTTTTTGTAAGGCTGCCACTAATTTGCAATCCTATAATCAGTGTGGAAAAGGCAGGCCTGTGCCTAGCAGGGAAGGTACATCCCATACAGGGAGTCCTCTGAACACAGGGGTGGCTACAGAGGAAATGACCATCCTTAGTGAAACAAGACCGCCCAGAGATGTGGTTTGCCCCGTGGCCTGTAACAATCTCCCTGAGGCAACTTTTAATTGA
- the gab3 gene encoding GRB2-associated-binding protein 3 isoform X2 produces the protein MSAGDVVCTGWLIKSPPEKKLKRFAWRKRWFVLRRGRMSGNPDVLEYYQSKNSKKPIRTIDLKECEVEMLNGQLRIKRDFHGKHLFVVKTSSRIFYLVAKTEEEMNSWISSISQICQFGSLEDHESSEEGFPHTPTSLQLSPDSPDRASVASQPDSSHPLDYLFLSQCETGSVSTSRHDSFSNSDISLEQKSSDDAVKDICTDCSSSSISHASPSPCLFPSGRLTNPPFSAPCISIALPSSSSSPLHHCATSVFQFDKPYSSASFETPPPLPPKPNHLSEQLSDEGAHRPRAISVPHFSSNGALFPRRTSLSSLDHIRIGDADCRLMRNRRQSVNLPCLNITQVQSYQDESYVPMASPSPALATVECDGYIPMSPMAFSFLNPNCSVESSPSLSQLMCPPGDLAPPPIHRHLKPHLRRPRPPPLDLRGLSTITECPTHLPLSRAMTESCFSKNCIPLERRLENGDKSRDEGTTSSTMESRQQFSLTFDGAVQPWVRRSNLDYLSLDFNSASPSPVQKKPFLSDEHRVDYVQVDEKKTQALQNTKMEWTDVRQSKT, from the exons ATGAGTGCTGGGGATGTGGTCTGCACGGGCTGGCTCATTAAATCCCCTCCGGAGAAAAAACTAAAGAGATTT GCCTGGAGAAAACGCTGGTTTGTGCTTCGAAGAGGTCGCATGAGCGGTAATCCTGATGTGCTGGAATACTACCAAAGCAAGAACTCCAAAAAGCCAATACGCACTATTGACCTGAAAGAGTGTGAGGTCGAAATGCTGAACGGGCAGCTTCGGATAAAGCGAGACTTCCACGGGAAGCACCTCTTTGTGGTGAAGACCTCATCCCGCATTTTTTACCTGGTCGCCAAAACTGAGGAGGAGATGAACAGCTGGATCAGTAGCATCAGTCAGATTTGCCAGTTTGGGAGCCTGGAGGACCATG AGAGCTCAGAAGAAGGCTTCcctcacactcccacctccctCCAGCTGTCACCTGACAGTCCTGACCGAGCATCTGTAGCAAGTCAACCAGATTCCAGCCATCCGCTGGACTACCTCTTTCTCTCGCAGTGTGAGACGGGGAGTGTGAGCACTAGTAG ACATGACAGCTTTTCAAACTCTGACATCTCTCTGGAGCAGAAGTCATCAGACGATGCTGTCAAGGACATTTGCACTGACTGCTCTTCATCCTCCATCTCTCATGCCAGTCCCAGTCCGTGTCTTTTCCCCAGCGGGAGGTTGACTAACCCTCCCTTCAGCGCTCCATGCATCTCTATAGCTCTACCatcatcctcttcctctccacTGCATCACTGCGCCACAAGTGTCTTCCAGTTTGACAAACCCTATTCTTCCGCATCATTTGAGACACCTCCTCCGCTGCCACCCAAGCCTAATCACCTGTCAGAGCAGCTAAGTGATGAAGGAGCTCACAGGCCGAGGGCGATAAGTGTGCCGCATTTCTCAAGCAACGGCGCATTATTTCCCCGGAGGACCTCTTTGTCGAGCCTGGACCATATCAGAATAG GAGATGCTGATTGCAGACTGATGAGGAACAGGAGGCAAAGTGTTAATTTG CCTTGTTTAAATATCACACAAGTTCAAAGCTACCAGGACGAGTCATATGTCCCCATGGCGTCCCCGTCTCCTGCCCTTGCTACTGTCGAATGTGATGGTTACATCCCCATGAGCCCCATGGCATTCAGCTTCCTCAACCCAAACTGCAGCGTGGAGTCCTCTCCATCGCTCAGCCAGCTCATGTGTCCACCTGGAGATCTTGCACCGCCTCCGATTCACCGGCACCTTAAGCCTCATTTGAGGAGAC CTCGACCCCCACCTCTTGACTTGAGAGGCCTTTCTACAATCACAGAATGTCCCACTCATCTCCCTTTGAGCAGGGCAATGACCGAATCGTG CTTTTCAAAGAACTGTATACCTCTTGAAAGAAGACTTGAAAATGGGGACAAATCAAGAGATGAAGGCACAACCTCCTCCACAATG GAATCAAGGCAACAGTTCTCTCTTACCTTTGATGGAGCAGTTCAGCCTTGGGTGAGAAGATCAAACCTAGACTATTTATCACTGGATTTCAACTCTGCATCCCCCTCGCCTGTGCAGAAG AAGCCGTTCCTGTCTGATGAGCACAGAGTGGATTATGTGCAGGTGGATGAGAAGAAGACTCAGGCACTTCAAAACACCAAAATGGAGTGGACAGATGTCCGGCAGTCAAAAACATGA
- the gab3 gene encoding GRB2-associated-binding protein 3 isoform X1 translates to MSAGDVVCTGWLIKSPPEKKLKRFAWRKRWFVLRRGRMSGNPDVLEYYQSKNSKKPIRTIDLKECEVEMLNGQLRIKRDFHGKHLFVVKTSSRIFYLVAKTEEEMNSWISSISQICQFGSLEDHESSEEGFPHTPTSLQLSPDSPDRASVASQPDSSHPLDYLFLSQCETGSVSTSRHDSFSNSDISLEQKSSDDAVKDICTDCSSSSISHASPSPCLFPSGRLTNPPFSAPCISIALPSSSSSPLHHCATSVFQFDKPYSSASFETPPPLPPKPNHLSEQLSDEGAHRPRAISVPHFSSNGALFPRRTSLSSLDHIRIGDADCRLMRNRRQSVNLPCLNITQVQSYQDESYVPMASPSPALATVECDGYIPMSPMAFSFLNPNCSVESSPSLSQLMCPPGDLAPPPIHRHLKPHLRRPRPPPLDLRGLSTITECPTHLPLSRAMTESCFSKNCIPLERRLENGDKSRDEGTTSSTMESRQQFSLTFDGAVQPWVRRSNLDYLSLDFNSASPSPVQKQKPFLSDEHRVDYVQVDEKKTQALQNTKMEWTDVRQSKT, encoded by the exons ATGAGTGCTGGGGATGTGGTCTGCACGGGCTGGCTCATTAAATCCCCTCCGGAGAAAAAACTAAAGAGATTT GCCTGGAGAAAACGCTGGTTTGTGCTTCGAAGAGGTCGCATGAGCGGTAATCCTGATGTGCTGGAATACTACCAAAGCAAGAACTCCAAAAAGCCAATACGCACTATTGACCTGAAAGAGTGTGAGGTCGAAATGCTGAACGGGCAGCTTCGGATAAAGCGAGACTTCCACGGGAAGCACCTCTTTGTGGTGAAGACCTCATCCCGCATTTTTTACCTGGTCGCCAAAACTGAGGAGGAGATGAACAGCTGGATCAGTAGCATCAGTCAGATTTGCCAGTTTGGGAGCCTGGAGGACCATG AGAGCTCAGAAGAAGGCTTCcctcacactcccacctccctCCAGCTGTCACCTGACAGTCCTGACCGAGCATCTGTAGCAAGTCAACCAGATTCCAGCCATCCGCTGGACTACCTCTTTCTCTCGCAGTGTGAGACGGGGAGTGTGAGCACTAGTAG ACATGACAGCTTTTCAAACTCTGACATCTCTCTGGAGCAGAAGTCATCAGACGATGCTGTCAAGGACATTTGCACTGACTGCTCTTCATCCTCCATCTCTCATGCCAGTCCCAGTCCGTGTCTTTTCCCCAGCGGGAGGTTGACTAACCCTCCCTTCAGCGCTCCATGCATCTCTATAGCTCTACCatcatcctcttcctctccacTGCATCACTGCGCCACAAGTGTCTTCCAGTTTGACAAACCCTATTCTTCCGCATCATTTGAGACACCTCCTCCGCTGCCACCCAAGCCTAATCACCTGTCAGAGCAGCTAAGTGATGAAGGAGCTCACAGGCCGAGGGCGATAAGTGTGCCGCATTTCTCAAGCAACGGCGCATTATTTCCCCGGAGGACCTCTTTGTCGAGCCTGGACCATATCAGAATAG GAGATGCTGATTGCAGACTGATGAGGAACAGGAGGCAAAGTGTTAATTTG CCTTGTTTAAATATCACACAAGTTCAAAGCTACCAGGACGAGTCATATGTCCCCATGGCGTCCCCGTCTCCTGCCCTTGCTACTGTCGAATGTGATGGTTACATCCCCATGAGCCCCATGGCATTCAGCTTCCTCAACCCAAACTGCAGCGTGGAGTCCTCTCCATCGCTCAGCCAGCTCATGTGTCCACCTGGAGATCTTGCACCGCCTCCGATTCACCGGCACCTTAAGCCTCATTTGAGGAGAC CTCGACCCCCACCTCTTGACTTGAGAGGCCTTTCTACAATCACAGAATGTCCCACTCATCTCCCTTTGAGCAGGGCAATGACCGAATCGTG CTTTTCAAAGAACTGTATACCTCTTGAAAGAAGACTTGAAAATGGGGACAAATCAAGAGATGAAGGCACAACCTCCTCCACAATG GAATCAAGGCAACAGTTCTCTCTTACCTTTGATGGAGCAGTTCAGCCTTGGGTGAGAAGATCAAACCTAGACTATTTATCACTGGATTTCAACTCTGCATCCCCCTCGCCTGTGCAGAAG CAGAAGCCGTTCCTGTCTGATGAGCACAGAGTGGATTATGTGCAGGTGGATGAGAAGAAGACTCAGGCACTTCAAAACACCAAAATGGAGTGGACAGATGTCCGGCAGTCAAAAACATGA